One window of Methanogenium organophilum genomic DNA carries:
- the cbiG gene encoding cobalt-precorrin 5A hydrolase, translating to MTDTVVITLNEPDARAQELADRMDADVVAYSKDAFRRAFEDYTTIIAVMSTGIAVRSAAPHLRDKWTDPCLVVVSPDFRYAIPVLGGHHGGNDTAKRLEEFGLHPVITTATETRGLPSVESTAQERGLEIINKDSTRAVNAAILNGDVAVHLIEPPAIAIAPPGVSVLLKNGEYIVGVGCRRGAGKEEILHALASAYADAGITKEDVLAYATAEIKKDESGLIQAIGELGGTLIFVDDAFIRAENPPSPSRARDKLGLPGVAEPAAMALSKRKEVIMKKQKYGGVTIAVIR from the coding sequence ATGACAGACACTGTCGTAATCACCCTGAACGAACCGGATGCACGGGCACAAGAGCTCGCTGACCGGATGGATGCCGACGTTGTTGCATATTCCAAAGACGCATTCCGCCGGGCGTTTGAAGATTACACCACCATCATCGCCGTGATGTCCACGGGGATTGCGGTCCGGTCCGCCGCCCCGCATCTCCGCGACAAATGGACCGACCCCTGTCTGGTGGTCGTCAGCCCGGACTTCCGGTACGCGATCCCCGTCCTTGGTGGCCATCACGGAGGAAATGATACGGCAAAACGTCTGGAAGAGTTTGGGCTGCATCCGGTGATCACGACCGCAACCGAGACGCGTGGACTGCCGTCGGTGGAATCCACAGCACAGGAACGGGGGCTTGAAATCATTAACAAGGACTCGACACGGGCGGTTAATGCGGCAATTCTCAACGGTGATGTCGCCGTGCACCTGATTGAGCCGCCGGCCATCGCCATTGCACCCCCCGGCGTGTCGGTGCTCCTGAAGAACGGTGAATATATCGTCGGCGTCGGCTGCAGGAGAGGGGCGGGTAAAGAGGAGATTCTCCACGCACTTGCATCGGCATATGCTGATGCAGGCATCACCAAAGAGGATGTCCTCGCATATGCGACAGCCGAGATAAAAAAAGATGAAAGCGGTCTCATTCAGGCGATCGGGGAACTGGGCGGGACCCTGATCTTTGTGGATGATGCATTCATCCGGGCGGAAAACCCCCCCTCGCCGTCACGTGCCCGTGACAAACTGGGACTGCCGGGGGTGGCAGAACCCGCCGCAATGGCTCTCTCGAAGAGGAAGGAAGTCATCATGAAAAAACAAAAATATGGAGGAGTGACCATTGCCGTCATCAGATAA
- a CDS encoding energy-coupling factor ABC transporter ATP-binding protein has protein sequence MNCILELTDLEYHYPNGPKALESVSLRLMQGEKIALVGPNGAGKSTLLLMLNGMLRPDSGTVRFRGEPISYSRKALMNLRKQVGFVFQNPDHQIIAPTVFQDVAFGPVNLDYTEEETKTSVDEALMYVGLTEFGRRPPHNLSGGEKKKVAMAGVLAMNPDVLVFDEPTSALDPDSARSIMELLDELHHAGKSIIISTHDVELAYTWADRIVLMDQGKIILCSKPTDAFSDKELLAEAKLSKPVLVELYDALCELGMAKSEKIPRSVLDIVGILGMEHHCCRGCKAPGFIVLEDADFLNEDLAERIVHDEAIQIIGGMGSVAKKQAKDYGIPLTYTHGVIDKCLLKAISGQNCLIITSGGMIKRVLSRVEEFNAESGNTIEIVTFDNYLHNN, from the coding sequence GTGAACTGTATCCTTGAACTAACCGATCTCGAATATCATTATCCAAACGGACCAAAGGCGCTGGAAAGTGTCAGTCTGCGTCTGATGCAGGGTGAGAAAATCGCTCTTGTCGGGCCAAACGGGGCAGGGAAATCAACTCTGCTCCTCATGCTGAACGGAATGCTCAGACCGGATTCCGGGACCGTCCGTTTTCGGGGAGAACCGATCTCATACTCGCGCAAAGCGCTGATGAACCTGAGAAAACAGGTTGGGTTCGTATTCCAGAATCCGGATCACCAGATCATCGCCCCTACCGTATTCCAGGACGTGGCATTCGGGCCGGTAAATCTGGACTACACCGAAGAGGAGACGAAAACGTCAGTGGACGAAGCCCTCATGTATGTAGGCCTTACAGAATTCGGGAGGCGTCCACCCCACAATCTCTCCGGCGGGGAGAAGAAAAAAGTGGCCATGGCGGGCGTGCTTGCGATGAACCCTGATGTGCTGGTATTCGATGAACCCACCAGCGCTCTTGACCCGGACAGTGCCCGGAGCATTATGGAGCTACTGGATGAACTCCATCATGCAGGAAAGAGCATCATCATCTCAACCCATGATGTAGAACTCGCCTATACGTGGGCCGACCGGATCGTCCTCATGGATCAGGGGAAGATAATTCTCTGCAGCAAACCAACAGATGCATTTTCTGACAAGGAATTACTGGCTGAAGCCAAATTATCAAAACCCGTTCTTGTCGAGCTATATGATGCACTGTGTGAACTGGGGATGGCAAAATCAGAGAAAATTCCCCGGTCCGTCCTTGATATTGTGGGGATACTTGGCATGGAGCATCATTGCTGCCGCGGTTGCAAAGCCCCGGGGTTCATTGTCCTTGAAGATGCTGATTTCCTGAACGAAGATCTGGCAGAGAGAATCGTCCATGATGAAGCAATACAGATTATTGGAGGAATGGGCTCTGTTGCAAAGAAACAGGCAAAAGATTACGGGATACCTCTCACCTACACGCATGGCGTTATTGATAAATGCCTTCTGAAAGCAATTTCGGGACAAAACTGCCTTATTATCACAAGCGGAGGCATGATAAAAAGAGTTCTTAGTCGTGTTGAAGAATTTAATGCCGAAAGCGGGAATACTATTGAAATTGTCACATTTGATAATTATCTGCACAACAATTGA
- a CDS encoding cobalt-precorrin-5B (C(1))-methyltransferase translates to MSIRDPVTGYEYPEGWVLACTDADARRQVVDGLAVLTSGGTILRRGFTTGTTAAAACKAAVLSLRKPVSSVFITLPCGLRCEVAAVGKDGSGSARKYSGDYTDDITANMLFCAEAQETASGITIHVGEGIGRFVRETPRYAVGDPAVSPPSWTTIRGAAKEAADELHLPGVVVKLTIPDGAAIGRETLNPKVGVIGGISVLGSTGLVEPWDDHLSDDVFERIRRAERPVLTTGRVGLRYARMLFPDSEVVLVGKFMGKGIEAAGGKAVLCGLPALILKFINPDILDGSGYETVEESTMSENWTRLLEQNLLDYKRRMPNMRVVIVDREGHVQGDSQ, encoded by the coding sequence ATGAGTATCCGAGACCCGGTTACCGGCTATGAGTATCCCGAAGGATGGGTATTGGCATGCACGGATGCAGATGCCCGCAGGCAGGTGGTAGACGGGCTTGCCGTTCTCACATCGGGGGGCACGATCCTGAGAAGGGGGTTTACCACCGGGACAACCGCCGCTGCCGCCTGCAAGGCTGCGGTGCTTTCCCTGCGGAAACCGGTATCGTCGGTGTTCATCACTCTTCCCTGTGGCCTCCGGTGCGAAGTCGCTGCAGTCGGGAAGGACGGGTCTGGTTCTGCGAGGAAATATTCCGGGGATTATACGGATGATATCACGGCCAACATGCTGTTTTGTGCAGAAGCGCAGGAAACGGCATCCGGCATCACCATCCATGTGGGGGAAGGCATCGGGCGGTTTGTACGGGAGACACCGCGATATGCTGTCGGTGATCCCGCCGTCAGCCCGCCGTCGTGGACGACAATCCGGGGTGCAGCAAAGGAGGCGGCAGATGAGCTGCACCTCCCCGGGGTTGTGGTTAAACTCACCATCCCGGACGGTGCAGCAATTGGAAGAGAGACCCTCAACCCGAAAGTAGGTGTTATCGGAGGGATTTCTGTTCTGGGGTCGACCGGGCTTGTTGAACCGTGGGATGACCATCTCTCAGATGATGTGTTTGAGAGAATTCGTCGTGCAGAAAGGCCGGTCCTGACCACCGGGAGAGTGGGCCTCCGGTATGCGAGGATGCTCTTTCCGGATAGTGAGGTGGTGCTGGTGGGCAAATTTATGGGAAAGGGGATTGAAGCGGCTGGAGGGAAAGCAGTTCTCTGCGGTCTTCCGGCGCTTATCCTGAAATTTATCAATCCGGATATTCTGGATGGCAGCGGGTATGAAACGGTTGAGGAGTCGACGATGTCAGAAAATTGGACAAGACTACTGGAGCAGAATCTCCTGGACTACAAACGAAGAATGCCGAATATGCGGGTGGTCATTGTTGACCGTGAGGGGCATGTGCAGGGGGATTCGCAATGA
- a CDS encoding DUF6544 family protein, with translation MIVLLIFGIIVIGSVVCILVSGSSFQRSVEDEISGLSRGAEQSVPKPIPAEKIESLPEPVRRYLGYAIPEGREPVRFVRMKETGEFRTEPGGKWMPLEAEQYFSAGVPGFIWHAKIRANSLFWIDVRDKYVGNQGNMLVKLLSTVPVADAMGPEIDVSSLHRYIGEMPWFPTTFLNEEHITWEPVDSSRARAIIADGENTATVEFSFDEAGRITLVTTDERYRTVGDRFFQDTWTGYYDDYQEIGGFRVPMQIAAEWNLPDGDFSYVRLRVTEIEYDVFSGY, from the coding sequence ATGATAGTGCTCTTGATTTTCGGCATCATCGTCATTGGATCTGTTGTATGTATTCTCGTTTCCGGAAGTTCGTTTCAGAGGAGTGTGGAGGATGAGATCTCCGGTCTCTCACGCGGTGCAGAGCAGTCGGTACCAAAACCAATCCCCGCAGAGAAGATTGAGTCACTCCCGGAACCCGTCCGGCGATATCTGGGGTATGCGATACCTGAGGGAAGAGAGCCTGTCCGCTTCGTGAGGATGAAGGAGACCGGTGAGTTCAGAACAGAACCTGGCGGGAAATGGATGCCGCTTGAAGCTGAACAATACTTCTCTGCAGGTGTTCCCGGCTTTATCTGGCATGCGAAGATTCGGGCTAATTCCCTGTTCTGGATAGATGTCAGGGATAAATATGTTGGAAACCAGGGAAATATGCTCGTGAAACTCCTTTCAACGGTACCTGTTGCAGATGCCATGGGCCCGGAGATCGATGTCTCAAGCCTGCACCGGTATATCGGCGAGATGCCATGGTTTCCCACTACGTTCCTGAATGAGGAGCATATCACATGGGAGCCCGTTGATTCCTCCCGTGCCAGGGCTATCATTGCGGATGGAGAAAATACGGCAACCGTTGAGTTCTCCTTTGATGAAGCGGGACGGATAACGTTGGTCACAACAGATGAGCGATACCGGACCGTTGGCGACCGGTTTTTCCAGGATACGTGGACCGGATATTATGATGATTATCAGGAGATCGGTGGGTTTCGAGTCCCGATGCAAATTGCGGCGGAATGGAATCTTCCCGATGGGGATTTCTCCTATGTCAGGCTGAGAGTGACGGAGATAGAGTATGATGTGTTCTCGGGATATTAG
- the cbiQ gene encoding cobalt ECF transporter T component CbiQ produces the protein MNYELFENIAQTSGLRDVHPAVKLILGLGCILISVSSNSFLTPVIIAVSISLITIVLGKIHLMFYLRLLFIPLGFALLSVLVIVFIRNSGDVLFSASVFGWLTLTITTGSVNEGMLILSRIFGGMCSLFFISLSTPVTEIFSLAKKCRLPDCFIELAMLIYRYIFILFEQAEMIYQAQVMRLGYMKRKGSVESFGCMAGSLFIHSWESGEKLLGAMDCRCYNGKYALLGEQGVFFGPALFLTILFLASLFRIMILSCNIQLFGGLIT, from the coding sequence ATGAATTACGAATTATTTGAAAATATCGCCCAGACCAGCGGACTCAGGGATGTACATCCGGCGGTAAAGCTGATATTAGGACTGGGTTGTATCCTTATCTCCGTTTCCTCGAACAGTTTTCTCACACCAGTTATTATCGCAGTTTCTATCAGTCTCATAACAATTGTTCTGGGGAAAATTCATCTGATGTTTTATCTCAGGCTGCTTTTCATCCCCCTTGGATTTGCACTCCTGAGTGTGCTGGTGATAGTATTCATCAGAAACAGTGGAGATGTCCTCTTTTCGGCATCCGTCTTCGGATGGCTGACTCTGACCATTACTACAGGGAGTGTCAATGAAGGGATGCTCATACTATCACGAATTTTCGGTGGGATGTGTTCCCTTTTTTTTATATCCCTCTCTACACCTGTTACTGAGATATTCTCACTCGCAAAAAAATGCCGTTTGCCGGACTGTTTTATTGAGCTGGCCATGCTCATCTACCGGTATATCTTCATTCTCTTTGAACAGGCGGAGATGATTTACCAGGCGCAGGTAATGCGTCTGGGGTACATGAAACGAAAAGGTTCTGTTGAATCATTTGGATGTATGGCCGGTTCACTTTTCATCCATTCATGGGAATCGGGAGAAAAACTCCTTGGGGCAATGGACTGCAGATGCTATAACGGAAAATACGCATTGCTTGGGGAACAGGGTGTGTTCTTTGGCCCCGCTCTTTTCCTGACGATACTCTTTCTGGCATCCCTTTTCAGAATTATGATCCTCTCCTGTAATATACAACTCTTTGGTGGTCTGATCACGTGA
- a CDS encoding precorrin-8X methylmutase, with the protein MTENTYIDPGADTKEGYQISSTSRGLARMVVGNETPEDRIRQRCAISVGDFIMADLMAFRNNPIEAGLRALSAGRPVITDIRMVQTGIRKTEHHSEVICALDFGAALSQEYGITRTSAGFMSLRHTLEDAIIVIGNAPSALLTVCRMIDEGVRPALVIGTPVGFVNAKESKEVLRTKDLPSISNVGTRGGTPPAVSSLNEIITMYVENQR; encoded by the coding sequence ATGACAGAAAATACGTATATTGATCCGGGAGCGGACACAAAAGAAGGATACCAGATATCTTCGACAAGCAGGGGGCTTGCCCGCATGGTGGTCGGCAATGAGACCCCCGAGGACAGAATCCGACAGCGTTGCGCCATATCCGTCGGGGATTTCATCATGGCTGACCTGATGGCGTTCAGAAACAATCCGATAGAAGCGGGGCTTCGTGCCCTCTCTGCAGGGAGACCGGTCATTACGGACATCAGGATGGTCCAGACGGGAATCCGGAAGACTGAACATCATTCCGAGGTGATCTGTGCTCTGGATTTCGGTGCCGCACTCTCTCAGGAATATGGAATAACGCGGACTTCAGCAGGGTTTATGTCACTGCGGCATACTCTTGAAGATGCAATCATTGTGATCGGCAATGCTCCGTCTGCCCTTCTCACCGTTTGCAGGATGATCGACGAAGGTGTCCGCCCTGCGCTTGTTATTGGCACGCCAGTCGGTTTTGTCAATGCAAAGGAATCAAAAGAGGTTCTCCGGACAAAGGACCTTCCATCAATATCAAACGTAGGAACACGGGGAGGGACCCCTCCTGCGGTCTCTTCCCTAAATGAGATTATCACCATGTACGTTGAAAACCAGCGATAG
- a CDS encoding energy-coupling factor ABC transporter permease encodes MHIMEGFLPSPWWQIWWILALPCLIYGLYKLKKIMEENREVLPLLGVAGGFIFVLSALKLPSVTGSCSHPTGTALSAITFGPWISAVLGCIVLLFQSLFLAHGGLTTLGANMFSMAIVGPFIGYYVYKGLDKLNVNFFINVFIAAFLCDLVTYCVTALELALAFPATSGGLIPSFAAFLGVFAVTQIPLAIIEGLVFVVIFKYIVILKPELLVKLKVLTAEKMEKVKGGLEE; translated from the coding sequence ATGCATATAATGGAAGGTTTTCTGCCCAGTCCGTGGTGGCAGATATGGTGGATTCTGGCACTTCCGTGCCTGATATACGGTTTATACAAACTAAAGAAAATTATGGAGGAAAACCGTGAAGTGCTCCCGCTTCTCGGCGTTGCAGGCGGATTTATTTTCGTTCTGTCCGCTCTGAAACTCCCCTCAGTAACAGGGAGTTGTTCCCACCCGACAGGGACAGCACTGTCAGCAATCACCTTTGGCCCGTGGATTTCTGCGGTGCTGGGCTGTATTGTTCTCCTGTTCCAGTCCCTGTTTCTGGCACATGGCGGTCTGACCACCCTTGGTGCAAACATGTTTTCCATGGCTATTGTTGGACCATTCATTGGCTACTATGTCTACAAGGGTCTCGATAAGCTGAATGTAAATTTCTTTATCAATGTCTTCATCGCAGCATTCCTCTGTGATCTGGTTACCTACTGTGTAACCGCACTTGAACTGGCACTGGCATTTCCGGCAACATCAGGAGGGCTCATTCCATCTTTTGCAGCGTTCCTTGGCGTCTTTGCCGTTACACAGATCCCCCTTGCGATCATTGAAGGTCTGGTCTTTGTCGTCATCTTCAAGTACATCGTCATCCTGAAGCCGGAACTTCTGGTAAAACTGAAAGTGCTGACTGCAGAAAAAATGGAGAAAGTAAAAGGAGGACTGGAAGAATGA
- a CDS encoding radical SAM protein, whose amino-acid sequence MEGYRECRLCEWHCGVDRLQGEQGVCRVGRAEVAATMCSATLGSYIVTLTGCCYRCLHCNAYRISQYPDPGWYYAGYVPPAHLVAEAKERIAAFAGPSIHTISFTGGDPIIHLPYLQEVAREMKRQGLGCGIGLSTGGFATEDAMAEIVRLCDVTTLEVKAFSDGVHRALTGAPVAPVLRNAAYLVREGREKIRVMRTVVIPGMTDGEIASIAGFIASLDETVPYRLIGFRPNNVLYYHPGPSRDEMERLCEVCRDAGLTDVAWSGYYPEAVPDEVATEAARLRSTYGGDDAAALTAAYAAVTGCPTHPRDCGACPLRERCPATLREPWRGR is encoded by the coding sequence ATGGAAGGATATCGTGAATGCCGGCTCTGCGAGTGGCATTGCGGCGTTGACCGCCTGCAGGGAGAACAGGGGGTCTGCCGGGTGGGCAGGGCGGAGGTGGCGGCGACGATGTGTTCTGCAACACTGGGAAGTTATATTGTGACACTCACCGGGTGCTGCTACCGCTGCCTGCACTGCAACGCCTACCGCATCTCCCAGTATCCCGACCCCGGCTGGTACTATGCCGGCTACGTGCCGCCGGCGCACCTGGTGGCGGAGGCGAAAGAGCGGATTGCTGCCTTTGCGGGGCCATCCATCCACACGATCAGTTTCACCGGGGGCGACCCCATCATCCATCTGCCCTACTTACAGGAGGTGGCGCGTGAAATGAAGCGGCAGGGGCTTGGATGCGGGATTGGTCTTTCGACAGGTGGGTTTGCAACAGAGGACGCGATGGCAGAGATTGTCCGTCTCTGTGATGTCACTACCCTCGAGGTGAAGGCCTTCTCCGACGGGGTTCACCGTGCCCTCACGGGTGCTCCCGTCGCACCGGTGCTCCGGAATGCCGCGTACCTGGTGCGGGAGGGGCGTGAAAAGATCCGTGTGATGAGAACAGTGGTCATTCCCGGCATGACAGACGGCGAGATCGCGTCCATCGCGGGGTTCATTGCATCGCTGGATGAGACCGTGCCCTACCGCCTCATCGGATTTCGGCCCAATAATGTCCTCTACTATCATCCCGGCCCGTCCCGCGATGAGATGGAGCGACTCTGTGAGGTCTGCCGGGATGCGGGGCTCACCGACGTGGCGTGGAGCGGCTATTATCCGGAGGCGGTCCCGGACGAGGTGGCCACCGAGGCGGCCCGGTTGAGGAGTACATATGGGGGAGACGATGCCGCTGCACTCACTGCCGCCTATGCAGCGGTAACGGGGTGTCCCACCCATCCGCGTGATTGCGGCGCCTGCCCGCTTCGTGAACGCTGTCCTGCAACCCTGCGGGAGCCGTGGCGGGGACGATAG
- a CDS encoding NCS2 family permease: MAEYFKFDEYGTNARTEVMAGAATFMTMAYIIVVNPAILQAAGMPFGPSMVATILSAVFGCTFMGLYANRPFAVAPYMGTNTFVAYTVVGVLGYSWQTALGAVFISGVLLFLLTVTGGRTILAQAVPKNLKYSFVVGVGLFISYVGLTTSGIVVGGEGGTLLKAGALTSPSILLAIGGFLLISILMVRGVRGAILIGILATAAAAFFTGIAPLPDAIVSLPPNPAPVLLQLDIVGVLSWGMVSVLLTMFTMDLFFTMSGALGVATQAGLTDANGDLPEIEKTFAADSLATIVGALFGTTTAGVFLESGAGTAAGGRTGLVALTVAGLFAIGLFFSPLFAAIPAAATGPALIAVGMLMLSPLAKIDYHDYTELIPAFAVIVMMIFTGNLGVGLCAGFVLFPVFKVMKGRAGDVHPAGWGLFLLCLLFFVFYPY, from the coding sequence ATGGCAGAATATTTTAAATTTGATGAATACGGGACCAATGCACGCACTGAAGTAATGGCCGGTGCTGCGACGTTTATGACAATGGCATATATCATCGTCGTCAATCCTGCGATCCTCCAGGCTGCAGGGATGCCGTTCGGGCCGTCGATGGTTGCAACGATCCTGTCCGCAGTCTTTGGGTGTACATTTATGGGCCTCTATGCAAACCGCCCCTTTGCCGTAGCACCCTATATGGGGACGAATACCTTTGTCGCGTATACGGTTGTGGGAGTGCTTGGCTACTCCTGGCAGACCGCATTGGGTGCGGTCTTTATTTCAGGCGTTCTTTTGTTCCTGCTGACGGTCACCGGCGGGCGCACCATTCTGGCGCAGGCTGTGCCGAAGAACCTGAAATACAGTTTTGTGGTGGGTGTCGGGCTGTTTATCAGCTATGTCGGGCTGACCACATCCGGCATTGTGGTGGGTGGGGAAGGTGGGACTCTCCTGAAGGCCGGAGCGCTCACTTCTCCTTCTATTCTTCTCGCCATCGGCGGATTTCTTCTAATCAGTATTCTCATGGTACGCGGGGTGCGGGGTGCCATCCTGATAGGGATTCTTGCAACTGCCGCAGCCGCGTTTTTCACCGGGATTGCGCCGCTGCCGGATGCAATCGTTTCGCTGCCTCCAAATCCCGCCCCCGTTCTGTTGCAGCTTGATATCGTTGGTGTCCTGTCCTGGGGGATGGTCTCTGTTCTCCTGACAATGTTTACGATGGACCTGTTCTTTACGATGAGCGGGGCACTGGGGGTTGCCACACAGGCAGGACTAACCGATGCGAATGGTGACCTGCCGGAGATCGAGAAGACCTTTGCAGCGGATTCACTTGCCACCATCGTAGGTGCTCTCTTCGGGACGACAACAGCAGGGGTATTTTTGGAATCAGGTGCCGGAACGGCTGCCGGAGGGCGGACCGGTCTGGTGGCGCTTACGGTGGCGGGTCTTTTCGCAATCGGGCTCTTCTTTTCTCCGCTCTTCGCCGCCATTCCTGCTGCCGCGACCGGGCCGGCACTCATCGCGGTCGGGATGCTGATGCTCAGCCCGCTTGCAAAGATTGATTATCACGATTACACCGAACTCATTCCCGCATTTGCCGTCATCGTGATGATGATCTTCACCGGGAATCTGGGTGTCGGCCTGTGTGCCGGATTTGTGCTCTTCCCTGTCTTCAAGGTGATGAAAGGGCGAGCCGGGGATGTCCATCCTGCAGGCTGGGGGCTGTTCCTTCTCTGCCTGCTCTTTTTTGTGTTCTATCCCTACTGA
- a CDS encoding energy-coupling factor ABC transporter substrate-binding protein: protein MKYLFEIITVIALILFTGVFLYTDTIVQASGEEGWGGTDGVGSEMVEELGYEPWIDNSDYTFTPPSGEIESCLFALQAVFGGLLIGWIFGSWATERRIKKNPN from the coding sequence ATGAAATATCTCTTTGAAATAATTACCGTGATTGCGCTTATCCTCTTTACCGGGGTTTTCCTCTATACCGACACCATCGTTCAGGCATCAGGGGAAGAAGGCTGGGGAGGAACTGACGGTGTCGGTTCCGAGATGGTTGAAGAACTCGGCTATGAGCCATGGATTGACAATTCAGACTATACCTTCACCCCTCCGTCAGGCGAAATCGAATCCTGCCTGTTTGCTCTTCAGGCGGTATTCGGCGGTCTCCTGATTGGATGGATATTCGGGTCATGGGCCACAGAAAGAAGGATCAAAAAGAACCCAAATTAA
- the cobJ gene encoding precorrin-3B C(17)-methyltransferase has protein sequence MPSSDNRGKLFIVGIGPGRTEQLTGRAKEAILESDIIIGNDFYLRLVEDLAEGKEVIRSSMGREVERARRCVELAREKKVCMVSGGDPGVYGMASIVLEVLEHDASVIDYEVVPGVTAATAAASLAGSPLSGDYVTLSLSDLLTPWEVICKRMDCAFQMGVPVAVYNPKSRGRPDNLAQALTIALKYRDDDVPVTVVKNAFRDEQEVRFFTLKSLFLDDSFVDMRSIVIIGGDESRIGTIGEKDMMITPRGYDRKYVY, from the coding sequence TTGCCGTCATCAGATAACAGAGGAAAACTCTTCATTGTGGGTATTGGCCCAGGAAGAACCGAACAGCTTACCGGACGGGCGAAAGAAGCCATTCTTGAATCGGATATTATCATCGGAAATGATTTTTATCTCCGCCTTGTTGAGGACCTTGCTGAGGGAAAGGAGGTCATCCGGAGCTCGATGGGCAGGGAGGTTGAGCGTGCCCGGCGCTGTGTTGAACTTGCCAGAGAGAAGAAGGTCTGCATGGTGAGCGGCGGGGACCCGGGTGTATATGGCATGGCCAGTATTGTGCTGGAAGTGCTTGAGCATGATGCGTCCGTGATCGATTATGAGGTGGTGCCCGGGGTGACCGCGGCGACTGCGGCTGCTTCCCTTGCAGGCTCTCCCCTCTCGGGAGACTATGTCACTCTCTCGCTCTCAGACCTTCTGACCCCATGGGAGGTGATCTGTAAACGGATGGACTGTGCCTTTCAGATGGGGGTGCCGGTTGCCGTGTACAACCCGAAGAGCAGAGGACGGCCGGATAACCTTGCACAGGCGCTCACCATTGCGCTGAAATACCGGGACGACGACGTGCCGGTAACCGTGGTTAAAAACGCATTCCGTGACGAACAGGAGGTCCGGTTCTTTACCCTGAAATCGCTGTTTTTGGATGACAGCTTTGTTGATATGCGCTCCATTGTCATCATCGGCGGAGATGAGTCACGCATCGGGACCATTGGCGAAAAAGATATGATGATCACACCGAGGGGTTATGACAGAAAATACGTATATTGA
- a CDS encoding cobalt-precorrin-7 (C(5))-methyltransferase, giving the protein MKVVGVGCGPGMLTEAAIAAIRDAKEIYGSERAIERAAGQIPACCSVHVITDYKALRDLPETAVVLSTGDPMLAGLGYLGGDVISGISSYQYACAKLHIPLTKTAIVNAHAKDHEQAILDIIFEIRRGRTAFVIADPAFVPSIPAEALKAHSLQCRIAICERLGYPDERIAIGDTDTPPVPGSDLFVLMAGDF; this is encoded by the coding sequence ATGAAGGTCGTCGGTGTCGGGTGCGGGCCGGGCATGCTCACCGAAGCGGCGATTGCAGCCATCCGGGATGCGAAAGAGATCTATGGTTCCGAGCGGGCAATTGAACGGGCTGCAGGGCAGATCCCTGCCTGCTGCTCCGTCCATGTCATCACGGACTATAAGGCGCTCCGGGATCTCCCGGAGACGGCGGTTGTGCTCTCCACAGGAGACCCGATGCTTGCAGGGCTCGGGTATCTTGGGGGTGATGTCATCTCCGGCATCTCGTCATACCAGTATGCCTGTGCAAAATTGCACATTCCCCTGACGAAGACTGCCATCGTGAACGCCCATGCGAAGGATCATGAACAGGCCATTCTGGATATAATTTTTGAAATCAGGAGAGGCAGGACTGCCTTTGTCATTGCAGATCCTGCCTTTGTTCCCTCAATTCCTGCAGAAGCACTGAAGGCACATTCCCTGCAGTGCAGGATCGCCATCTGTGAGCGGCTGGGGTATCCGGATGAAAGAATTGCTATTGGTGATACGGATACTCCGCCTGTTCCCGGATCAGACCTGTTTGTGCTTATGGCAGGCGATTTTTAG